In Vicinamibacteria bacterium, the DNA window AACATCCGCGGCGAGCACATTTCCGTGGATACCATCCCGCTGGTGGGCGAGGAGGCTCTGGCGGCTGCGGTTCGTGCCGTGACCCGGCTGCCCCGCGCGCGGGCCCTGGTGCTGGCGGGCTCCCTGATGGGCGGCGAGATCGAGCAAGCGGTGCGGGAGGTGCGAGCCCAGGGCCTGCTCGTCATCAGCCTGAACATGGCGGGGGGCGTGCCGGAAGCCGCGGACTTGGTGGTGACGGACCCAGTCCAGGCGGGGGTTATGGCCGTCATGGCGGTGGCGGACACCGCTAAGTTCAGCGTCGAGCGCCTGAAAAGACGCTCGTTTTGAGGGTCCGGCTCTGATCGGGGGGAGTGGGCGTCAGAGGCTCTGGCCCGCGTCACGGGCGACCGGAGTGTCGGTCTCGTCCCTCTCAAGGAGGTCCGGGCCTAGCGGGCTCGGTGCGAGGGGGGGTGAGGGCTCTCGGTGGCGAGAGGGACTATCCCGTCTAGTTTGACGAGAGCGCGCTCGCGCATCCCACAATCTCAGTCCCGGCAGGGGTAAGGGGGACTCAGATCCTCTTGGCGCCGGAGGACTACGTGCGTGCCACGCGAGCCACGGTGGTCGCGATCACCAAGGACCGGGGTGGACCGGCACGGGACGGCTCACGGCTATGGTAGTCTCGCCCGAAGGAGGTGAGGTGGCCGCGTATCGGTTCCTGGTACAAGGGCGGGTGCAAGGTGTCGGCTACCGCTACTTTGTCCTCCGGCAAGCGGAGGCGTTGGGAGTGGCCGGCTACGCTCGCAACCGGGACGACGGGACGGTGGAGGTCGTAGCGGAGGGTTCCGAGGAGACGCTGCTCCACTTCGAGGGCCGGCTACGGGAGGGTCCGGCCTTCGCCCGGGTCGAGGGGCTAGAGCGCGCAGCCATCGCTTCTCGCGGCGATCAGGGCTTTCACATTCGCTAGGAGCTGGCATGGACCTCCAGGCCGACATCGATTCCTTGAAGGCAGCGATTCGCGACGTCCCTGATTTCCCGAAAAAGGGGATCGTCTTCAAGGACATCACGACCCTCCTGAAGGACCCCGTGACATTCCGGCGAGCCGTAGACCTCTTCGTAGTTCTCTGTGGGGGAGAGAGGGTGGACAAGGTCGTGGCCATCGAGAGCCGGGGCTTCATTCTGGGCAGCCTGGTCGCCAGTCGGCTGGGGGCGGGCTTTGTGCCGGTGCGGAAGCCGGGCAAGCTGCCGGCGCGGACGGTAAAGGCCACCTATGACCTGGAGTACGGGACGGACTCCCTCGAGATCCACGAGGATGCCGTGTCGGCCGGGGAGCGCGTGCTCATCGTAGACGATGTGATTGCAACCGGAGGAACGGCCCGGGCGGTGGGAGACCTCACGAAGAAGCTGGGCGGCATCGTCGCGGCCTACGCCTTCCTGGTCGAGCTGACCTTCCTCAATGGACGCGAGAAGCTCATGGGGTATAGGGTGAATAGCCTCATCCGTTACTAGGATCACCTGCAGGCTGCTTCCCCTTGTGGTAGTCTCGAGTCTCCGAGCGTTGCCCGCGCGCCCATAGCTCAGCAGGATAGCAGTATAAGCCTCCTCTGCAAGCCCCTTGCTCCCCACGGTTTTGCAGCCATTTCTGACCGTAAAGGCTTGACCTAGCAGGCCTTCCTGTCCTACA includes these proteins:
- a CDS encoding acylphosphatase, translated to MAAYRFLVQGRVQGVGYRYFVLRQAEALGVAGYARNRDDGTVEVVAEGSEETLLHFEGRLREGPAFARVEGLERAAIASRGDQGFHIR
- a CDS encoding adenine phosphoribosyltransferase codes for the protein MDLQADIDSLKAAIRDVPDFPKKGIVFKDITTLLKDPVTFRRAVDLFVVLCGGERVDKVVAIESRGFILGSLVASRLGAGFVPVRKPGKLPARTVKATYDLEYGTDSLEIHEDAVSAGERVLIVDDVIATGGTARAVGDLTKKLGGIVAAYAFLVELTFLNGREKLMGYRVNSLIRY